GCTGCGGGATAACCTTCTGCATGAATGTAAGAAATTTCTTTAAGTTTCAAAGCACCTTCCAAAGCAACCGGGAAATTAACACCTCTTCCCAGATATAGAGCATTTGTTGAATCTTTTATTGTTTTTGCTATTTCTTTGATCTGCGCGTCTTGATCCAGGATTTTCTGAACCTTATCTGGAATGGTTTTAATCTCTTTGTTAAAAGATGCTCCAAAGGAAGGATTCAGATGTCTCATCCTGCCAAGTAAAACAGCTAACAAAGTCAAGATCGTAACCTGGGAAGTAAAAGCTTTGGTAGAAGCAACTCCGATTTCTGCTCCAGCATGAATATAAACTCCACCATCAGACTCCCGAGCAATTGTGCTTCCAACCGTATTGGTAATTCCCAGAACACGAACACCTTTTGCCTGAGCTTCGCGTAGAGCAGCTAAAGTATCAGCAGTTTCCCCTGATTGACTTATCACAAAAACAAGAGTGTCTTCAGTAATTATCGGATTTCGATATCGATATTCGCTTGCATATTCGACTTCGACTGGAATATGAGCAAGATTTTCGATGATCTGTTTTCCAATCAAACCTGCATGCCAGGAAGTTCCGCAGGCAATTATCTGTAATTTCTTGATCCTGCGTAATTCTTCACCTGTCATTCCCAAACCGCCTAACCTGACAGTTGAGAGTTTATCAACCAATCTTCCGCGAAATGCATTTTCGATCGAAGCAGGTTGTTCAAAAATTTCCTTAAGCATAAAATGTTTATAGTCACCTTTTTCAATTGATGAAACATCCCACTGAATTTCGGAAATTTTTGCCTGTACAACCTGGTTATCGAGAGTAATTATCTCAAAATCTTTATCATTGATCGTAACGATTTCGTTATCCTGTAAATAAATAACTCTTTTTGTATGGATCAGGATCGCATTTGCATCGGAAGTTACAAAAAATTCATCTTTTCCGATGCCGAGAATCAGAGGACTTCCCTTGCGAGCTGCGATCATCAATCTTGGATGGTCTGCATTGATCACAGCAATCCCGAAAGTACCTTCCACCAGTTTGAGTGCTTCTTGAACAGCGAGAGTCAGATTGTTTTCCGTATGAGCAAAATGTTCGATCAGATGAACCAGAATTTCCGTATCCGTATCTGATGTAAAAACATGACCTTCGGATTCAAGTTTATTTCTCAATGCTTTAAAATTCTCGATGATACCGTTATGAACCAGAGCAAATTTATGATGACAATCAGTATGAGGATGAGCATTTATTTGAGTTGGTTCTCCGTGAGTTGCCCATCTCGTATGAGCAATTCCGATTTTACCATAGGTTTCTTCAGGAGAAGGTAAAGCTCTTTCGAGTTCGGTAATTTTTCCTGATTCTTTGAAGATCTTCAATTTGTTTTCTTTATCTATAATTGCTATCCCGGAACTGTCATATCCGCGATATTCCAATCTTTTAATGCCCTCTATAATTATCGGAGTTGCATTTCTTTTTCCGACATATCCAACTATTCCACACATTTTATTCTCCTCTAAAAATTATTTCTGCCTTATTGTATTCAAAGAATTAAAGATTTTTAACAAAAAATAAAAAAGTATGATTGCAGGAATTCCTAACCAGAAAGGAAGATCATCACCTTCTAAAAACCTGCTTAAAAATGGTATTTGATCACCGAATTTTCCAAGTAAAACAGCAAAACTATTATTC
This sequence is a window from Candidatus Cloacimonadota bacterium. Protein-coding genes within it:
- the glmS gene encoding glutamine--fructose-6-phosphate transaminase (isomerizing), producing the protein MCGIVGYVGKRNATPIIIEGIKRLEYRGYDSSGIAIIDKENKLKIFKESGKITELERALPSPEETYGKIGIAHTRWATHGEPTQINAHPHTDCHHKFALVHNGIIENFKALRNKLESEGHVFTSDTDTEILVHLIEHFAHTENNLTLAVQEALKLVEGTFGIAVINADHPRLMIAARKGSPLILGIGKDEFFVTSDANAILIHTKRVIYLQDNEIVTINDKDFEIITLDNQVVQAKISEIQWDVSSIEKGDYKHFMLKEIFEQPASIENAFRGRLVDKLSTVRLGGLGMTGEELRRIKKLQIIACGTSWHAGLIGKQIIENLAHIPVEVEYASEYRYRNPIITEDTLVFVISQSGETADTLAALREAQAKGVRVLGITNTVGSTIARESDGGVYIHAGAEIGVASTKAFTSQVTILTLLAVLLGRMRHLNPSFGASFNKEIKTIPDKVQKILDQDAQIKEIAKTIKDSTNALYLGRGVNFPVALEGALKLKEISYIHAEGYPAAEMKHGPIALIDKNMPVVTIALKDAIYDKVISNLQEVKARNGRIITIATEGDEEVRSFSESVIYIPETFHTLQPLLSVIPLQLLAYHVADLRGYDVDQPRN